The following proteins are co-located in the Bacteroidales bacterium genome:
- the pta gene encoding phosphate acetyltransferase, producing MDLLTKIKEKAKKLNKRIVLPEGTEERTLKAANELLKDKIVQVILIGNPDEIKSMSKNLNLSYIDNATIVDPINHDKKDTYVDMMVEIRKKKGLTKEEAEKLIENPLYLSVLMIKNGDADGEVAGAMNATGDVLRPAFQYVKTMPGISVVSGAFIMIFKDKEFGDDGMMIFADCAVHPNPTSRELAEIAVATARTTKAIAQLEPRVAMLSFSTKGSAKHGMVDKVVEATKIAKEMAPDIKIDGELQADAAIVEAIGKKKAPESEIAGRANVLVFPTLEVGNIAYKLVQRMAHAEAIGPILQGMAAPINDLSRGCSVSDIVNLVAITANQAEGM from the coding sequence ATGGATTTATTGACAAAAATAAAAGAAAAAGCAAAAAAACTAAATAAAAGAATTGTTCTCCCGGAAGGAACTGAAGAAAGAACTTTAAAAGCTGCCAATGAATTATTAAAAGACAAAATTGTTCAGGTAATTTTAATTGGTAATCCTGATGAGATCAAAAGCATGTCAAAAAATTTGAATCTCTCATATATTGATAATGCAACTATTGTTGATCCAATAAATCATGATAAAAAAGACACTTACGTTGATATGATGGTTGAAATTCGTAAGAAAAAAGGCTTAACCAAAGAGGAAGCAGAAAAATTAATTGAAAACCCTCTGTATCTTTCAGTATTAATGATAAAAAACGGTGATGCAGATGGTGAAGTTGCAGGAGCAATGAATGCAACTGGAGATGTTTTACGACCTGCATTTCAATATGTTAAAACAATGCCTGGTATTAGCGTTGTTTCAGGTGCTTTTATTATGATATTTAAAGATAAAGAATTTGGTGATGATGGTATGATGATTTTTGCTGATTGTGCCGTACATCCAAACCCAACATCAAGAGAATTAGCTGAAATTGCTGTAGCAACAGCAAGAACCACAAAGGCTATTGCTCAATTGGAGCCCAGAGTAGCTATGTTAAGTTTTTCTACTAAAGGGAGTGCCAAGCACGGAATGGTTGATAAAGTAGTAGAAGCAACAAAAATCGCTAAAGAAATGGCTCCTGATATCAAAATAGACGGAGAACTACAAGCTGATGCAGCAATTGTAGAAGCTATTGGCAAGAAAAAAGCTCCAGAAAGTGAAATAGCAGGTAGAGCTAATGTATTGGTTTTTCCTACTCTTGAAGTTGGAAATATTGCATATAAACTTGTTCAACGTATGGCTCACGCCGAAGCTATTGGACCAATATTACAAGGTATGGCTGCTCCAATCAACGACTTATCAAGAGGATGTTCAGTAAGCGATATTGTAAATTTAGTTGCAATCACCGCAAATCAGGCAGAAGGAATGTAA
- a CDS encoding bifunctional enoyl-CoA hydratase/phosphate acetyltransferase: MLLKKLNDLFKLLEKQTIKKRLVLGVAQDPHSLNAVCKAAERNIIDPILVGDQKEIENIAKADKLDISNYKIIYEKDHIKALEIAVKLVHNKEADILMKGNAGTSDLLKAVLNKDWGLRTGRLLSHFAFFEVKNYHKLIAVTDVAMNIAPDLKDKIQITNNSVEFMNKLGIEKPKVAVLGAVEMVNESMQATLDAALLSKMAQRNQIKNCLIDGPLAFDNAISLKSTKHKKITSDVAGDTDLLLMPDIEVGNVLYKTLVFFANAKVASVILGASSPIVLTSRSDSEEAKLHSILLAAVGI, encoded by the coding sequence ATGTTGTTAAAAAAATTAAATGATTTATTCAAATTATTAGAAAAACAAACAATAAAAAAGAGACTTGTGCTTGGAGTTGCACAAGATCCACATTCGTTGAATGCTGTTTGTAAAGCTGCTGAAAGAAACATTATTGATCCTATACTTGTTGGCGACCAAAAGGAAATAGAAAATATCGCCAAAGCAGATAAACTCGATATTTCAAATTATAAGATTATTTATGAAAAAGATCACATTAAAGCATTAGAAATAGCTGTAAAGCTTGTACATAACAAAGAAGCTGATATATTAATGAAAGGCAATGCCGGCACATCAGATCTTTTAAAAGCCGTATTAAACAAAGATTGGGGACTAAGAACAGGAAGATTATTATCTCATTTTGCATTTTTTGAAGTAAAAAATTATCATAAATTAATTGCAGTTACTGATGTTGCAATGAATATTGCACCGGATTTAAAAGATAAAATCCAAATAACTAACAATTCGGTAGAATTTATGAATAAGTTAGGTATTGAAAAACCAAAAGTTGCTGTTCTTGGTGCAGTTGAAATGGTTAATGAAAGTATGCAAGCTACATTAGATGCTGCTCTCCTGTCAAAAATGGCTCAGAGAAACCAGATAAAAAATTGTCTTATTGATGGACCTTTAGCTTTTGATAATGCTATTAGTTTAAAAAGCACCAAACATAAAAAAATAACAAGTGACGTTGCAGGAGATACCGATTTATTATTAATGCCGGATATTGAAGTAGGTAATGTTTTATATAAAACATTAGTATTTTTTGCTAATGCTAAAGTTGCTTCTGTAATACTTGGTGCCTCTTCACCAATAGTATTAACTTCACGTTCAGATTCTGAAGAAGCTAAATTACATAGCATATTGTTAGCTGCAGTTGGAATTTAA
- a CDS encoding 3-hydroxyacyl-CoA dehydrogenase family protein, protein MSEIVESIENYGLSKKDKPKTLFSKVGIVGCGLVGQNITKMISRKGIEVVFIELSEEKIKRAIKKIEKELDVMIEHWGMTASEKRAVLSRIHGYVGYEHLKGCDLVIEITRSKTKDDKIKSRKKIFQEIEKHVNQNTIIATNSSTVAITELSSDLKYNERCVNLHFSTASPDSKLIEVVRGLNTSDEVYENVKKFIKLIGKIEIPVEESPGLVSVRLFVAMFREACAVLTEGVAKIEDIDLTMRIGIGLTLGPFEMADKIGLDKVVRWMDNLHSEFGDIKYKAPPVIKKLVRAKHYGRITGKGFYKYDENGKKK, encoded by the coding sequence ATGTCAGAAATTGTAGAATCAATTGAAAATTATGGTTTAAGTAAAAAAGACAAACCAAAAACCCTTTTTTCTAAAGTTGGAATTGTTGGATGTGGTCTTGTAGGTCAAAATATAACAAAAATGATAAGCCGTAAAGGTATCGAAGTTGTATTTATTGAGTTATCGGAAGAAAAAATCAAACGAGCAATCAAAAAAATTGAAAAAGAATTAGATGTAATGATTGAACACTGGGGTATGACAGCCAGTGAAAAAAGGGCAGTTTTATCAAGAATACACGGTTATGTAGGATATGAACATTTAAAAGGATGCGACCTTGTTATTGAAATAACCAGATCAAAAACAAAAGATGATAAAATTAAATCCCGAAAAAAAATATTTCAGGAAATAGAAAAACATGTAAATCAAAATACAATTATTGCTACAAATTCAAGTACAGTAGCAATTACTGAATTATCATCAGATCTTAAGTATAATGAAAGATGTGTTAATTTGCATTTTTCAACTGCTTCTCCTGATTCAAAACTTATTGAAGTTGTAAGAGGCTTAAATACATCAGATGAAGTATATGAAAATGTTAAGAAATTTATTAAATTAATTGGGAAAATAGAAATTCCTGTCGAAGAATCTCCCGGATTAGTTAGTGTCAGGTTATTTGTTGCAATGTTTCGGGAAGCATGTGCTGTATTAACAGAAGGAGTTGCAAAAATTGAAGATATAGACCTAACAATGCGTATAGGAATAGGATTAACACTAGGACCATTTGAAATGGCAGATAAAATCGGCTTAGATAAAGTTGTAAGATGGATGGATAATTTACATAGTGAATTTGGTGATATTAAATATAAAGCTCCTCCTGTAATTAAAAAACTTGTCAGAGCTAAACATTATGGCAGGATCACAGGAAAAGGATTTTATAAATATGATGAGAATGGTAAAAAAAAATAA
- a CDS encoding acetate kinase encodes MKILVLNCGSSSIKYQLINMTNKEVLTKGVVEKIGLKGSFLKHEKKGGDKIRFEGEILDHQSGIEYVLGILTSEKHGCLKKLNEIGAVGHRVAHGGEKFKTSAFINENAKIEIEKCIELAPLHNPANLKGITAMETLIPGIKQVAVFDTSFHQTIKDHAYMYAIPYSLYSKYGIRRYGFHGTSYRYVTKRACEILGVDINKQKIIACHLGNGASIAAIKNGKSVDTSMGLTPVEGLIMGTRSGDLDLGVFTFIMDKEELGFSTANTLINKHSGVLGISGISSDMREIEEAAENGNKRAKLTLNMYDYRIRKYIGAYAAAMGGIDILIFTGGIGENADATRKGIIKDFKYLGMEIDHKKNDGLRGKEAVISKDSSKVKIIIVPTNEELVIAEDTKEIIENQ; translated from the coding sequence ATGAAAATATTGGTTCTAAATTGCGGAAGTTCTTCTATAAAATATCAGTTAATTAATATGACTAACAAAGAAGTTCTAACAAAAGGTGTTGTTGAAAAAATCGGATTAAAAGGATCATTTCTTAAACATGAAAAAAAGGGTGGAGATAAAATACGTTTTGAAGGAGAAATATTAGATCATCAAAGTGGTATCGAATACGTACTTGGTATATTAACAAGCGAAAAACATGGATGTTTAAAAAAATTAAACGAAATAGGAGCTGTTGGACACAGAGTAGCTCATGGAGGTGAAAAATTTAAAACAAGTGCTTTTATAAACGAAAATGCAAAAATAGAAATTGAAAAATGTATTGAATTAGCACCATTGCACAATCCTGCCAATTTAAAGGGTATTACAGCAATGGAAACACTAATACCTGGAATTAAACAAGTTGCTGTTTTCGACACATCTTTCCATCAAACTATTAAAGATCATGCATATATGTACGCTATTCCGTATTCTTTATACTCTAAATATGGAATCAGACGATATGGATTTCATGGAACAAGTTATAGGTATGTAACAAAGAGAGCTTGTGAAATACTGGGAGTTGATATTAACAAACAAAAAATAATCGCCTGTCATCTCGGAAACGGAGCTTCAATTGCTGCAATTAAAAACGGGAAATCTGTTGATACATCTATGGGATTAACACCGGTTGAAGGATTAATTATGGGTACTCGTTCAGGAGATTTAGACCTGGGAGTATTTACTTTTATCATGGATAAAGAAGAATTAGGATTTTCTACTGCTAATACCCTTATTAATAAACATAGCGGTGTGTTAGGAATATCAGGTATATCATCTGATATGAGAGAAATTGAAGAAGCAGCTGAAAATGGAAATAAAAGAGCTAAATTAACTCTTAATATGTACGATTATAGAATAAGAAAATATATTGGCGCTTATGCTGCTGCAATGGGTGGAATAGATATTTTAATCTTTACCGGTGGTATAGGCGAAAATGCTGATGCTACAAGAAAAGGTATTATAAAAGATTTTAAATATCTTGGAATGGAAATTGATCATAAGAAAAATGATGGACTTAGGGGAAAAGAAGCAGTAATTAGTAAAGATTCTTCAAAAGTTAAAATTATTATCGTACCAACAAATGAAGAGTTAGTAATTGCGGAAGATACAAAAGAAATTATTGAAAATCAGTAA
- a CDS encoding phosphate butyryltransferase: protein MKIISSLDQMVNHVRTLGVKRKIAVAYAQDQNTIGAIAQAINEGFVEAFMIGDKKEIISKANNENIDPDIFTIIDIPDEVKSTNEAVRMVKKDEADILMKGLVGTDKFLKAVLNKENGLLPPKAIMSYVCAIDIPEYHKLLFVTDTAVLPFPDLKQKIAMVNYSVNMARKFGIETPKVALIGASEKVSENFPNSIDYAVISQMAKRKQIKNCIIDGPLDIFLACDKKSVEIKGIPTPIDGDADVLLFPTLEACNSFYKGLMLFANGELGGLIQGTEKPVVVMSRSESPKSKFYCIALSCLMVD from the coding sequence ATGAAAATAATCAGCTCGCTCGACCAAATGGTCAATCATGTACGAACTTTGGGAGTGAAAAGGAAAATTGCTGTTGCGTATGCTCAGGATCAAAACACTATTGGAGCAATTGCACAAGCTATTAACGAAGGTTTTGTAGAAGCATTTATGATAGGTGATAAAAAGGAAATAATTTCCAAAGCAAATAACGAAAACATTGACCCTGATATTTTTACTATTATCGATATTCCCGACGAAGTAAAATCAACTAATGAAGCAGTGCGAATGGTAAAAAAGGACGAAGCCGATATTTTAATGAAAGGTTTAGTTGGTACTGATAAATTCCTGAAAGCTGTTTTAAATAAAGAAAATGGACTTTTACCACCAAAAGCAATTATGAGTTATGTTTGTGCAATTGATATACCCGAATATCACAAACTTCTTTTTGTTACCGATACTGCTGTTTTACCATTTCCTGATCTTAAACAAAAAATAGCAATGGTAAATTATTCGGTGAATATGGCAAGGAAATTTGGAATTGAAACTCCTAAAGTTGCCTTAATTGGAGCATCAGAAAAAGTAAGCGAGAATTTCCCAAACAGTATTGACTATGCAGTTATTTCTCAGATGGCAAAACGCAAACAAATTAAAAATTGTATTATAGATGGCCCCTTAGATATATTTCTTGCTTGCGATAAAAAAAGTGTTGAAATTAAAGGTATCCCCACTCCTATTGATGGTGATGCTGATGTATTGTTATTTCCTACATTAGAAGCATGTAATAGCTTTTACAAAGGATTAATGTTATTTGCTAATGGTGAATTAGGCGGATTAATACAGGGAACTGAAAAACCTGTTGTAGTTATGTCGAGAAGCGAAAGCCCGAAATCAAAATTTTATTGTATTGCATTATCATGTTTAATGGTTGATTAA